In one window of Candidatus Omnitrophota bacterium DNA:
- the phoU gene encoding phosphate signaling complex protein PhoU, with translation MERHFDEALKNLKEKLLRMSGLVEECIGSATKALLDRDSNLAYRVIKSDDAINMLEIEVDDLCLKLLALYQPTAGDLRFITSAMKITNDLERIGDLGVNIAERTLDLIKVPPLKLRLDIPKMATATQQMLKDSLDAFVNKDSQLAYQVCKRDDEVDDLNHEIFMELLKCKPEDQPEVERVIDLILVAKNLERIGDHSTNICEDVIYMVDGKIIKHHITD, from the coding sequence ATGGAAAGACATTTTGACGAAGCGCTGAAAAACCTCAAGGAAAAGCTGTTGCGGATGAGCGGCCTGGTGGAGGAGTGCATCGGCTCAGCTACCAAGGCCCTGCTGGACAGGGATTCCAACCTGGCTTACCGGGTCATCAAATCGGACGATGCGATCAACATGCTGGAGATCGAGGTCGATGACCTGTGCCTGAAGCTCCTGGCCCTCTATCAGCCGACCGCCGGCGACCTGCGCTTCATCACCTCGGCCATGAAGATCACCAACGACCTGGAACGGATCGGGGACCTCGGCGTCAACATAGCCGAAAGGACCCTGGACCTGATCAAAGTCCCCCCTCTCAAACTGCGCCTCGACATCCCCAAGATGGCCACGGCCACCCAGCAGATGCTCAAGGACAGCCTGGACGCCTTCGTCAACAAGGACTCCCAGCTTGCCTACCAGGTCTGCAAACGGGACGACGAAGTGGACGACCTCAACCATGAAATCTTCATGGAACTCCTCAAGTGCAAGCCCGAGGACCAGCCCGAGGTCGAGCGTGTCATCGACCTGATCCTTGTCGCCAAAAACCTCGAACGCATCGGCGACCATTCGACCAACATCTGCGAAGATGTGATCTACATGGTCGACGGCAAAATCATCAAACACCATATCACGGATTAA
- a CDS encoding cold-shock protein, whose translation MVKGKVKWFNNKKGYGFISSESGEDVFVHFSEIQGAGYKSLDEGQEVEFEVEKDSKGLKAKKVNKVGG comes from the coding sequence ATGGTCAAAGGCAAAGTGAAGTGGTTCAACAACAAAAAGGGTTACGGCTTCATTTCCTCGGAAAGCGGCGAAGACGTCTTCGTGCACTTCAGCGAAATCCAGGGAGCAGGGTATAAGTCCCTCGATGAAGGCCAGGAAGTTGAATTCGAGGTGGAGAAGGATTCCAAGGGCCTCAAGGCCAAAAAAGTCAATAAAGTCGGCGGATAG
- the pstB gene encoding phosphate ABC transporter ATP-binding protein PstB, with translation MPIVETKNLNLYYGDFHALKDVTVDIRENYITALIGPSGCGKSTFLRTLNRMNDLIEGVRVEGDILIDGENILAPQTDLVNLRKKVGMVFQRPNPFPLSIAENILFAPKIHKTANKKDYERIVEECLKAVLLWDKLKDKLNSNALNLSLEQQQRLCVARLLPIKPEVLLMDEPCSALDPIATEKIEELMWVLKKNYTIIIVTHNMQQAARVSDDTGFMLLGELVEFGPTKDIFMMPRDPKTHDYITGRFG, from the coding sequence ATGCCCATCGTCGAAACAAAAAACCTGAACCTCTACTACGGCGACTTCCACGCCCTCAAGGACGTCACGGTCGATATCCGGGAAAACTACATCACCGCCCTGATCGGCCCCTCGGGCTGCGGCAAGTCCACCTTTCTGCGCACCCTGAACCGGATGAACGATCTCATCGAGGGTGTCCGGGTTGAGGGGGACATCCTCATAGACGGGGAAAATATTCTTGCCCCCCAAACAGACCTGGTGAACCTGCGCAAAAAAGTCGGAATGGTCTTCCAGCGGCCCAATCCGTTTCCCCTGAGCATCGCCGAAAACATCCTCTTCGCCCCCAAAATCCACAAGACGGCGAACAAAAAAGACTATGAACGGATCGTCGAGGAATGCTTAAAGGCGGTCCTGCTCTGGGACAAACTGAAAGACAAGCTGAACTCCAACGCCCTGAACCTCTCGCTGGAACAGCAGCAGCGGCTGTGCGTCGCGCGGCTCCTGCCGATCAAGCCGGAGGTCCTGCTCATGGACGAACCGTGCTCGGCCCTCGATCCGATCGCCACGGAAAAGATCGAAGAGCTGATGTGGGTCCTGAAAAAGAACTACACGATCATCATCGTGACCCACAACATGCAACAGGCCGCCAGGGTTTCCGATGACACCGGTTTCATGCTCTTGGGGGAGCTGGTCGAATTCGGGCCGACCAAAGACATTTTCATGATGCCCCGGGACCCGAAGACCCACGACTACATCACCGGAAGGTTCGGATAG